A stretch of Deferribacter autotrophicus DNA encodes these proteins:
- a CDS encoding TraE/TraK family type IV conjugative transfer system protein: protein MSFVEQWENIRKSKNLLTYVAIGLFALNILQLILLGYVSAHRKVLIQLPPTRLVESINYASNEANPAFFKMWARYIIATLTNYTQDTIDDNVFIISQYLHPEIYNKVTADLEELRKTVKENRMSQAFYPDWERAEYDYRGKYALVRVKGKGLKYIGFKKKEIKEGYELKMLIEDGHLYIVGISKLDDNEKKTPEQNNKGAK from the coding sequence ATGAGCTTTGTAGAACAATGGGAAAACATCAGAAAAAGTAAAAATCTGCTGACTTATGTAGCAATAGGTTTGTTTGCGTTAAATATTCTTCAATTGATTTTATTGGGGTATGTGAGCGCTCACAGGAAAGTGTTAATTCAACTTCCCCCTACAAGATTAGTAGAAAGCATAAATTACGCATCAAACGAGGCAAATCCGGCATTTTTTAAAATGTGGGCGAGATACATTATAGCGACACTAACAAATTATACTCAGGATACAATAGATGATAATGTATTCATAATTTCTCAATATTTGCATCCTGAAATTTACAACAAGGTTACTGCCGATCTCGAAGAATTAAGAAAAACGGTTAAAGAGAACAGAATGAGCCAGGCTTTTTACCCAGACTGGGAAAGAGCTGAATACGATTACCGTGGAAAATACGCTCTTGTCAGAGTTAAAGGCAAGGGCTTGAAATACATAGGCTTTAAGAAAAAAGAAATCAAAGAAGGCTATGAATTAAAAATGCTTATAGAGGATGGTCATTTATATATCGTTGGTATTTCAAAACTTGATGATAATGAAAAGAAAACTCCTGAACAAAACAATAAGGGGGCAAAATGA
- a CDS encoding TraK domain-containing protein: MRKLLISTILIISVASTIYAKVIKKDFRELIGNKFINVSIKDINLLRFPYQVKEVQSSKDLSMNIRGKNIFVKLIEKVPTELFVMLNDPDETTINIILNPKDIPSQTIEFTDKSAEMKKVYEEEKSMPYEKAIRNIIVSISKTGKVKGYSVLEADNETIKTNELELTKLRTYQGYKYSAEVWKVKNISNKALYLEEPFFYMIGMRAISIEKHNLAQGEETLLYIVR, from the coding sequence ATGAGAAAATTATTAATTTCTACGATTTTAATTATAAGTGTTGCATCAACTATATATGCTAAAGTTATAAAAAAAGATTTTCGTGAGCTGATAGGTAACAAATTTATCAATGTATCAATAAAAGACATAAACCTTCTTAGATTTCCGTATCAGGTTAAAGAGGTTCAATCAAGCAAAGATTTATCCATGAATATCAGAGGTAAAAATATATTTGTTAAATTGATTGAAAAAGTGCCAACCGAATTGTTCGTTATGCTGAATGATCCAGATGAAACGACAATTAATATTATCTTAAATCCAAAAGACATTCCATCACAAACGATAGAGTTTACTGACAAATCAGCAGAGATGAAAAAAGTCTATGAAGAAGAAAAATCTATGCCTTATGAAAAAGCGATAAGGAACATTATCGTGTCAATTTCTAAAACAGGAAAAGTAAAAGGTTATTCTGTTTTAGAAGCGGATAATGAAACAATCAAAACTAACGAGCTGGAATTAACAAAACTTAGAACATACCAGGGCTATAAGTATAGCGCCGAAGTCTGGAAAGTTAAAAATATCTCTAATAAGGCTTTATATCTTGAAGAACCTTTCTTTTACATGATTGGCATGAGGGCAATCAGTATCGAAAAGCATAATCTTGCACAAGGTGAAGAGACCTTACTCTATATTGTGAGGTGA
- a CDS encoding TraB/VirB10 family protein: MLDKIKNIFNRDGLVTNEDILNRKRIYIGIGAIVLVLGVITYSYISYANKVKEYAKRNKIVRKDSIITDEDKRNSWKVYIESELEKIKNENEQLKKTIEEQKKVIETYKNQNTVVDTNTVKTKEAVKKEDAEQIEKEVLAKYKEKKRTEPETAKFDLNLLPPPPAPRKNIDVSYNRPNTRNAKYNRTTRAGGNKGAQDAGIRVYKPAEEPKQTQQEKPKKSIYIPSGSFFEGILLTGLDAPTMQAGTNNPQPILINVNKDAILPNNYSTDIVDCFLLGSGYGDLSSERAYIRLVKLSCIDKNKQVIDTDITGWVIGEDGKVGVRGRLVSKQGSLLAKALLAGFAEGVSKAFTNSASNISVTPEGSVSTIDPNKTFQAAAYTGIGEAMKRLADFYMKMAESMFPVIEVGAGRTVTVVIKDGKELILDKKKIVQTINYNIKEAE, encoded by the coding sequence ATGCTTGATAAGATTAAGAATATATTTAATAGAGACGGTTTGGTTACTAATGAGGATATTTTAAACAGGAAAAGAATTTATATTGGTATAGGAGCAATAGTTCTTGTTTTAGGTGTCATAACATACAGTTATATCAGTTACGCAAATAAAGTTAAAGAATATGCTAAAAGAAATAAAATTGTCCGTAAAGATTCCATAATTACAGATGAAGATAAAAGAAATTCCTGGAAAGTATATATTGAATCAGAACTTGAGAAGATAAAAAATGAAAATGAACAATTAAAAAAGACGATTGAGGAACAGAAGAAAGTTATAGAAACATACAAAAATCAAAATACCGTTGTTGATACAAATACAGTAAAAACGAAAGAAGCGGTAAAAAAAGAAGATGCCGAACAGATAGAGAAAGAAGTTTTAGCAAAGTATAAAGAGAAGAAAAGAACGGAGCCAGAAACTGCAAAGTTTGACTTAAATTTATTGCCTCCGCCTCCGGCGCCAAGAAAGAATATAGATGTTTCATACAATCGCCCAAACACAAGAAATGCTAAGTACAACAGAACAACAAGGGCAGGGGGAAATAAAGGCGCTCAAGATGCAGGCATAAGAGTTTATAAACCAGCGGAAGAGCCAAAGCAAACACAACAGGAAAAACCTAAAAAATCTATATACATTCCGTCAGGTAGTTTTTTTGAGGGCATATTATTAACTGGACTTGATGCTCCAACCATGCAAGCTGGAACAAATAATCCTCAACCCATATTAATCAACGTAAACAAAGATGCAATACTTCCTAATAATTATTCAACGGACATAGTCGATTGCTTTCTTTTAGGTAGCGGATATGGTGATCTATCAAGCGAAAGGGCTTATATCAGATTAGTAAAGCTTTCATGTATAGATAAAAATAAGCAGGTAATTGATACTGATATAACAGGATGGGTAATAGGAGAAGACGGAAAAGTTGGAGTAAGAGGCAGACTTGTATCAAAACAAGGTTCTTTGCTTGCAAAGGCATTGTTAGCTGGGTTTGCTGAAGGAGTATCTAAAGCGTTCACAAATTCAGCAAGCAATATAAGTGTAACTCCAGAGGGTTCGGTAAGCACTATTGACCCTAACAAAACGTTTCAAGCCGCCGCATATACCGGCATAGGCGAGGCTATGAAACGTTTAGCAGATTTTTATATGAAAATGGCTGAGAGTATGTTCCCTGTGATTGAAGTTGGAGCAGGCAGAACAGTAACCGTAGTTATTAAAGACGGAAAAGAGCTAATTTTAGATAAGAAGAAAATAGTTCAAACAATAAACTACAACATTAAGGAGGCAGAATAA
- the traV gene encoding type IV conjugative transfer system lipoprotein TraV, whose translation MRKPAIMLLISFAVMFSGCAKMLSPGATEFKCPASGTGVCADVTTVYQNRHNIEALKFKDLPDKNTYIEEKCGFLKNSSESEGNFEYNDCVYRAGNEYEKLKKQAKIEDKNTKLKVLATGNETLYKALRADEGIPLRQPDEVISIWIAPYKADTGDLVYSHYIYAVRKKSDWLFVPESEQTKILRQSKQFNPLMPYLPESKIVK comes from the coding sequence ATGAGAAAACCAGCAATAATGTTATTAATAAGTTTCGCGGTAATGTTTTCAGGTTGCGCAAAGATGCTTAGTCCGGGAGCAACTGAATTTAAATGTCCGGCTAGCGGGACTGGCGTATGTGCGGATGTTACGACTGTTTATCAGAACAGGCACAACATAGAAGCATTAAAGTTTAAAGATTTGCCTGATAAAAACACATATATTGAAGAGAAATGCGGATTTTTAAAGAATTCAAGCGAAAGCGAGGGGAATTTTGAATACAACGATTGCGTTTATAGGGCAGGTAATGAATATGAAAAACTTAAAAAACAGGCAAAAATTGAAGATAAAAATACAAAGCTTAAAGTATTAGCAACCGGCAATGAGACATTATACAAAGCTTTGAGAGCCGACGAGGGCATTCCTTTAAGACAACCTGATGAAGTTATCAGTATCTGGATTGCTCCATATAAAGCTGATACAGGCGATTTAGTATATAGCCATTACATTTATGCGGTTAGGAAAAAATCTGACTGGTTATTTGTTCCGGAAAGCGAACAGACAAAAATATTAAGACAGAGCAAACAGTTTAATCCGCTTATGCCATACCTGCCTGAAAGCAAAATTGTAAAATAG
- the traC gene encoding type IV secretion system protein TraC, translating to MGLAVKNLQAIFERGRIADYLSVYHYVKDGIYALRDGWGFCIECEPMPFAGTNTAKAIESLLTAPRHSDDWYLNIFLYASPYIDELMDEYLKRKEQGKTNINDEVILELFKQRRKYYEEHTKKSFFDEFDFRVRDFKLFISVIIPYKNKKQTATEIDVKIELEDAIKAKNAYFGVLKSEGLAPRIVSPERYIAIMKEILNQEKPTINNYNPHKEIKEQIIYPSTKIKIKENGDLLINGNPLRVFSVKTYPNVINLFQFGEIIGSYIDNMKQIPTTFALAMNVKLVDPVKSKEKFQMKSNFITQQADGNPVAKYIPTLHIRYQNYQLAMKYFEEDGKVLTPTQLTFWVIGDDEHHLEYLAQFVRNHWSQHKFEIAKENDDTSFTVFLSTLPMQMDSYYDKFLHRFEPIFCHNTSNLAPVFGDYKGNGYPLLTFISRRGQIMSFDPFVSDGNYNIAVAAESGKGKSFFTNELITSVLGEGGKVFVIDVGRSYEKLCEQLGGEFIEFDEKKNIVINPFTNIKTNENGEIDSSEFELLVPFIGNMCGMNLMASTEEKDPTKRVLASFIEQACREAFRQKQHDTTINDIYEILQKHPDNRAKDIAQALYPFSIHGRYGKWLNGRDNFQYQKDFVVLELDSLEQKEDLKSLILMLMMFRISQDIFFDFKRRKMFIIDEAWQLLRDNISSAFIEKGFRRFRKHNASAMTVTQTINDYFTNETTKALFNNAEWKIFLGQKNEAIEQAKEEKKLVMHEYFFDLLKTVDTVKGRYSEIMIIGSKGIGIGRLLVDRFTYYLYTTDANDKMKIAQIQNELGCSLSEAIKILVEREHGAKSGTLLEK from the coding sequence ATGGGATTGGCGGTAAAAAATCTGCAGGCAATATTTGAGCGTGGAAGGATAGCGGATTATTTAAGCGTATATCATTATGTAAAAGACGGTATTTATGCTTTGCGTGACGGATGGGGGTTCTGTATTGAATGCGAACCCATGCCGTTTGCCGGCACAAATACAGCTAAGGCTATTGAATCGCTATTAACGGCTCCGAGACATTCTGATGACTGGTATTTGAATATTTTTTTGTATGCTTCTCCATACATAGATGAGTTGATGGATGAATACCTTAAAAGAAAGGAACAGGGAAAAACAAATATCAACGATGAAGTTATTCTTGAACTGTTCAAACAAAGACGAAAATATTATGAAGAACATACTAAAAAATCTTTTTTTGATGAGTTTGATTTTCGGGTTAGAGATTTCAAATTATTTATTTCAGTTATCATTCCATATAAAAATAAAAAGCAAACTGCAACCGAGATAGATGTAAAGATTGAGTTAGAAGACGCTATAAAAGCAAAGAATGCTTATTTTGGAGTTTTAAAATCTGAGGGTCTGGCCCCAAGAATAGTATCACCTGAGCGATATATTGCGATAATGAAAGAGATTTTAAATCAAGAAAAACCAACCATAAATAACTACAACCCTCATAAAGAAATAAAAGAACAGATTATTTATCCGTCAACAAAGATAAAAATAAAAGAAAACGGGGATTTATTGATAAACGGCAATCCTTTGCGTGTATTTTCAGTTAAAACTTATCCTAACGTGATAAATCTTTTTCAATTTGGTGAAATAATTGGTTCGTATATTGACAATATGAAACAGATACCAACTACATTTGCTTTAGCTATGAATGTTAAGCTGGTTGATCCCGTTAAGAGTAAAGAGAAGTTTCAAATGAAGTCTAATTTTATAACACAGCAGGCTGATGGCAATCCTGTTGCGAAATATATTCCTACATTGCACATTCGTTATCAAAACTACCAGCTGGCAATGAAATATTTTGAAGAAGATGGAAAAGTTTTAACTCCGACACAATTAACATTTTGGGTTATTGGGGATGATGAACATCATCTTGAATATTTAGCGCAATTTGTTCGCAATCACTGGTCACAACATAAATTTGAAATTGCAAAAGAAAATGACGATACTTCATTTACCGTATTTTTATCAACTCTTCCAATGCAGATGGACAGTTATTATGATAAGTTTTTACATAGGTTTGAGCCTATATTCTGTCACAATACATCCAATTTAGCTCCAGTGTTTGGCGATTACAAAGGCAATGGTTATCCGCTATTAACTTTTATCAGCAGGCGTGGCCAGATTATGAGTTTCGATCCGTTCGTATCCGATGGCAATTACAATATTGCGGTGGCAGCGGAATCAGGCAAAGGAAAATCATTTTTTACAAATGAGCTGATTACTTCAGTTTTAGGGGAGGGCGGAAAAGTTTTTGTTATTGATGTGGGTCGTTCATATGAAAAGTTATGTGAGCAATTAGGCGGTGAATTCATAGAGTTTGATGAAAAGAAAAATATAGTTATTAACCCCTTTACAAACATAAAAACAAATGAAAACGGCGAAATAGACAGTTCGGAATTTGAATTGCTTGTTCCGTTTATCGGTAATATGTGCGGAATGAATTTAATGGCATCTACGGAAGAAAAAGATCCGACGAAAAGAGTTCTTGCTTCATTTATTGAACAGGCTTGCAGGGAAGCATTCAGGCAAAAGCAACACGATACAACAATTAACGATATTTATGAAATTTTGCAGAAACATCCGGATAATAGAGCAAAGGATATTGCTCAGGCATTGTATCCATTTTCAATACATGGTCGTTATGGCAAATGGTTAAATGGAAGGGATAATTTTCAGTATCAAAAGGACTTTGTAGTACTTGAATTGGATTCTCTTGAGCAAAAAGAAGATTTAAAATCATTAATTTTAATGCTGATGATGTTCAGGATCAGTCAGGATATTTTCTTTGATTTTAAACGCAGGAAGATGTTTATTATTGATGAGGCCTGGCAGTTGTTGAGAGATAATATTTCATCTGCTTTCATCGAAAAAGGTTTCAGGAGATTCAGGAAACACAATGCTTCTGCAATGACAGTAACCCAGACAATAAACGACTATTTCACCAACGAAACCACAAAAGCGCTTTTTAATAATGCAGAGTGGAAAATATTTCTTGGGCAGAAGAATGAGGCAATTGAACAGGCAAAAGAAGAAAAGAAACTGGTAATGCACGAATATTTTTTTGATTTACTCAAGACAGTTGATACTGTGAAAGGCAGGTATTCGGAAATAATGATTATCGGATCCAAAGGTATTGGTATTGGACGTTTATTAGTTGATAGGTTTACATATTATCTCTACACAACGGACGCTAACGATAAGATGAAAATTGCGCAAATTCAGAATGAACTGGGTTGCAGTTTATCCGAAGCAATTAAGATTCTTGTTGAGAGGGAACATGGTGCGAAAAGTGGAACATTACTGGAAAAGTAG
- a CDS encoding DUF4388 domain-containing protein: MVRKVEHYWKSRSYIYLLRDGEKILNATGNVISRIGDIAVRKGYITENQLRKALEIQQKAPFIRLGEILVEQGFINERQLEEIINEQIKEALQLIDNWEYCNYEEKIL, from the coding sequence ATGGTGCGAAAAGTGGAACATTACTGGAAAAGTAGGAGCTACATTTATCTGTTAAGGGATGGAGAAAAAATTTTAAATGCGACAGGCAATGTAATCTCCCGAATAGGAGATATAGCGGTACGCAAAGGTTATATAACTGAAAATCAACTCAGGAAGGCTTTAGAAATACAGCAAAAAGCCCCTTTTATTCGTTTAGGAGAGATATTGGTGGAGCAGGGATTTATTAATGAAAGGCAACTTGAAGAAATCATTAACGAACAGATTAAAGAAGCGTTACAACTTATTGATAATTGGGAATATTGTAACTATGAGGAGAAAATACTGTAA
- a CDS encoding EAL domain-containing protein, which yields MFKVEPIVNIISNEVIGYEILFNGSIPNDVLFKEPSVYIDLFIFDKIKQFFFDKFSKIKKKIFININIETLCANSNLFSELPGNVYFEVIENGRKFNFYENCLCNEKDKIIIDDFGTGNANIDTIIRLKPFGVKLDRIILNFSDTFLINLLSELNKHCQIVIFEKIETQEELERIKSLGFQFAQGYIFSKLKHYEFLFKIPQKLSVKSIF from the coding sequence ATGTTTAAAGTAGAGCCTATCGTAAACATTATATCCAACGAGGTTATTGGTTATGAAATATTGTTTAATGGGAGTATTCCTAATGATGTCTTGTTTAAAGAGCCGAGTGTTTATATTGATTTGTTTATATTTGATAAAATCAAGCAGTTCTTCTTTGATAAATTCAGCAAGATAAAGAAGAAGATTTTTATAAATATCAATATAGAAACGCTTTGCGCTAACAGTAATTTATTTTCGGAGCTTCCAGGAAATGTTTATTTTGAAGTGATTGAAAACGGCAGAAAGTTTAATTTTTATGAAAACTGTTTATGTAATGAAAAGGATAAAATTATTATTGATGATTTTGGAACAGGCAATGCGAATATTGATACGATTATAAGGTTAAAGCCTTTTGGAGTTAAACTAGATAGAATTATTTTGAATTTTTCGGATACGTTTTTAATCAATTTATTATCAGAACTGAATAAACACTGCCAGATTGTGATTTTTGAGAAGATAGAAACTCAGGAAGAATTAGAAAGAATCAAGAGTCTTGGATTTCAATTTGCGCAAGGTTATATTTTCTCAAAGCTCAAACATTACGAATTCCTTTTCAAAATACCACAAAAATTATCCGTAAAATCGATATTCTAA